In the Burkholderia cenocepacia genome, one interval contains:
- a CDS encoding sarcosine oxidase subunit alpha family protein: MSQKDRLGTGGRINRAIPLTFTFNGRTYQGFQGDTLASALLANGVHFVARSFKYHRPRGIVTADVAEPNAVVQLETGPYTVPNARATEIELYQGLVATSVNAEPTLENDKYAINQKFSRFMPAGFYYKTFMWPRNMWPKYEEKIREAAGLGKAPEVLDADRYDKCYAHCDVLVVGGGPSGLAAAHAAATAGARVILVDDQRELGGSLLSCRAEIDAKPALQWVEKIEAELRKLPDVTILSRSTAFGYQDHNLVTVTQRLTDHLPVSMRKGTRELLWKVRAKRVILATGAHERPIVFGNNDLPGVMLAGAVSTYVHRFGVLPGRNVVVFTNNDRAYQTALDLKACGAKVTVVDSRASSNGALPAAAKRQGVTVMSGAVVTAASGKWRVSSVDVASYSNGQTGGKLQTLPCDLVAMSGGFSPVLHLFAQSGGKACWNDEKACFLPGKPVQAEASIGAAAGEFGLARALRLAVDAGVEAAKAAGFTAAQRPAAPQVAEAVEGALQPLWLVGSREAAARGPKQFVDFQNDVAAADILLAAREGFESVEHVKRYTAMGFGTDQGKLGNINGMAILAGALGKTIPETGTTTFRPNYTPVSFGTFAGRETGDFLDPIRKTAVHEWHVEHGAMFEDVGNWKRPWYFPKNGEDLHAAVKRECLAVRNGVGILDASTLGKIDIQGPDAVKLLNWMYTNPWNKLEVGRCRYGLMLDENGMVFDDGVTVRLADQHFMMTTTTGGAARVLTWLERWLQTEWPDMKVRLASVTDHWATFAVVGPKSRKVVQKVCQDIDFGNEAFPFMSYRNGTVAGAKARVMRISFSGELAYEVNVPANAGRAVWEALMAAGAEFDITPYGTETMHVLRAEKGYIIVGQDTDGSITPFDLGMGGVVAKSKDFLGKRSLSRSDTAKEGRKQFVGLLTEDEQFVLPEGAQIIAKDTQVSATDPTPMIGHVTSSYYSPILKRSIALAVVKGGLNKMGESVVIPLANGRRITAKISSPVFYDTEGVRQHVE, translated from the coding sequence ATGAGCCAGAAAGACCGCCTCGGCACCGGTGGCCGCATCAATCGCGCGATTCCGCTGACGTTCACGTTCAACGGCCGCACGTACCAGGGCTTCCAGGGCGACACGCTCGCGTCCGCGCTGCTCGCGAACGGCGTGCATTTCGTCGCGCGCAGCTTCAAGTATCACCGCCCGCGCGGGATCGTCACGGCGGACGTGGCCGAACCGAATGCCGTCGTGCAGCTCGAAACCGGCCCGTACACGGTGCCGAACGCGCGCGCGACCGAGATCGAGCTGTACCAGGGCCTCGTCGCGACGAGCGTGAACGCCGAGCCGACGCTCGAGAACGACAAGTACGCGATCAACCAGAAGTTCTCGCGCTTCATGCCGGCCGGGTTCTACTACAAGACCTTCATGTGGCCGCGCAACATGTGGCCGAAGTACGAAGAGAAGATCCGTGAAGCGGCCGGCCTCGGCAAGGCGCCCGAAGTGCTCGACGCCGATCGCTACGACAAGTGCTACGCGCACTGCGACGTGCTCGTGGTCGGCGGTGGCCCGTCGGGCCTCGCCGCCGCGCATGCGGCCGCCACGGCCGGCGCGCGCGTGATCCTCGTCGACGACCAGCGCGAACTCGGCGGCAGCCTGCTGTCGTGCCGCGCGGAGATCGACGCGAAGCCCGCGCTGCAATGGGTCGAGAAGATCGAGGCCGAACTGCGCAAGCTGCCCGACGTGACGATCCTGTCGCGCAGCACCGCGTTCGGCTATCAGGACCACAACCTCGTGACGGTCACGCAGCGCCTGACCGATCACCTGCCGGTATCGATGCGCAAGGGCACGCGCGAGTTGCTGTGGAAGGTCCGCGCGAAGCGCGTGATCCTCGCGACCGGCGCGCACGAGCGGCCGATCGTGTTCGGCAACAACGACCTGCCGGGCGTGATGCTGGCGGGCGCGGTGTCCACCTACGTGCATCGCTTCGGCGTGCTGCCGGGCCGCAACGTGGTCGTGTTCACGAACAACGATCGTGCATACCAGACCGCGCTGGACCTGAAGGCGTGCGGCGCGAAGGTGACGGTCGTCGATTCCCGCGCATCGTCGAACGGCGCGCTGCCGGCCGCAGCCAAGCGGCAGGGCGTGACGGTGATGAGCGGTGCGGTCGTCACGGCCGCTTCGGGCAAGTGGCGCGTATCGTCGGTCGACGTCGCGTCCTACTCGAACGGCCAGACTGGCGGCAAGCTGCAGACGCTGCCGTGCGACCTCGTCGCGATGTCGGGCGGCTTCAGCCCGGTGTTGCACCTGTTCGCGCAATCGGGCGGCAAGGCGTGCTGGAACGACGAGAAGGCGTGTTTCCTGCCGGGCAAGCCGGTGCAGGCGGAAGCGAGCATCGGTGCGGCGGCCGGCGAATTCGGGCTGGCTCGTGCGCTGCGGCTCGCGGTCGATGCGGGCGTGGAAGCGGCGAAGGCCGCGGGCTTCACGGCCGCGCAACGTCCGGCCGCACCGCAGGTCGCCGAAGCCGTCGAGGGCGCGCTGCAACCGTTGTGGCTCGTCGGGAGCCGCGAGGCAGCCGCGCGCGGACCGAAGCAGTTCGTCGATTTCCAGAACGACGTCGCGGCGGCCGACATCCTGCTCGCCGCGCGTGAAGGCTTCGAGTCGGTCGAGCACGTGAAGCGCTACACGGCGATGGGTTTCGGCACCGACCAGGGCAAGCTCGGCAACATCAACGGGATGGCGATCCTCGCGGGTGCGCTCGGCAAGACGATTCCGGAAACGGGCACGACGACGTTCCGCCCGAACTACACGCCCGTGTCGTTCGGCACGTTCGCGGGCCGCGAGACCGGCGATTTCCTCGACCCGATCCGCAAGACGGCCGTGCACGAATGGCACGTCGAGCACGGCGCGATGTTCGAGGACGTCGGCAACTGGAAGCGCCCGTGGTACTTCCCGAAGAACGGCGAGGATCTGCATGCGGCCGTGAAGCGCGAATGCCTCGCGGTGCGCAACGGCGTCGGCATTCTCGACGCGTCGACGCTCGGCAAGATCGACATCCAGGGCCCGGACGCGGTGAAGCTGCTGAACTGGATGTACACGAACCCATGGAACAAGCTCGAAGTGGGCAGGTGCCGCTACGGGCTGATGCTCGACGAAAACGGGATGGTGTTCGACGACGGCGTGACCGTGCGCCTCGCCGACCAGCATTTCATGATGACGACCACCACCGGCGGCGCGGCGCGCGTGCTGACGTGGCTCGAGCGCTGGCTGCAGACCGAATGGCCCGACATGAAGGTGCGGCTCGCGTCCGTCACCGATCACTGGGCGACGTTCGCGGTGGTCGGCCCGAAGAGCCGCAAGGTCGTGCAGAAGGTGTGCCAGGACATCGACTTCGGCAATGAAGCGTTCCCGTTCATGAGCTACCGCAACGGCACGGTTGCCGGCGCGAAGGCGCGCGTGATGCGGATCAGCTTCTCGGGCGAGCTGGCCTATGAAGTGAACGTGCCGGCGAATGCGGGCCGCGCGGTGTGGGAAGCGCTGATGGCGGCCGGTGCCGAGTTCGACATCACGCCGTACGGCACCGAGACGATGCACGTGCTGCGCGCGGAGAAGGGCTACATCATCGTCGGCCAGGACACCGACGGCTCGATCACGCCGTTCGACCTCGGGATGGGCGGCGTCGTCGCGAAGTCGAAGGACTTCCTCGGCAAGCGTTCGCTGTCGCGTTCGGATACCGCGAAGGAAGGCCGCAAGCAGTTCGTCGGCCTGTTGACCGAAGACGAACAGTTCGTGCTGCCGGAAGGCGCGCAGATCATCGCGAAGGACACGCAGGTGTCGGCCACCGATCCGACGCCGATGATCGGCCACGTGACGTCGAGCTACTACAGCCCGATCCTGAAGCGCTCGATCGCGCTCGCGGTGGTGAAGGGCGGCCTGAACAAGATGGGCGAGAGCGTCGTGATTCCGCTGGCCAACGGCCGGCGCATCACCGCGAAGATCTCCAGCCCGGTTTTCTACGATACCGAAGGGGTGCGTCAGCATGTGGAATGA
- a CDS encoding sarcosine oxidase subunit gamma, which translates to MWNETRNQTQVAGAGGVTLESPFVGAADVLKAHQARASKKFTLRERPFLDLVNVRGELSDPAFVAAFERVVGCLPPAAPNTVARGAEYDVLWLGPDEWLVRSNGPVQAGVLEAKLAEAVQGSYAAAVDVGSGYTVVEISGERVRDVIARGCPLDLHPRVFKPGQCAQSHYFKSPITLIPTGDDTFEIVLRRSFADYFVRIMLDAAAPLVS; encoded by the coding sequence ATGTGGAATGAAACGAGAAACCAGACGCAGGTGGCGGGTGCGGGCGGCGTGACGCTTGAATCGCCGTTCGTCGGCGCGGCCGACGTGCTGAAGGCGCACCAGGCGCGCGCGTCGAAGAAGTTCACGCTGCGCGAGCGGCCGTTCCTCGATCTCGTCAACGTGCGCGGCGAGTTGAGCGATCCGGCCTTCGTCGCCGCGTTCGAGCGCGTGGTCGGCTGCCTGCCGCCCGCGGCGCCGAACACGGTGGCGCGTGGTGCCGAATACGACGTGCTGTGGCTCGGCCCCGACGAATGGCTCGTGCGGTCGAACGGGCCGGTCCAGGCCGGCGTGCTCGAGGCGAAGCTGGCCGAGGCCGTGCAGGGCTCGTATGCGGCGGCCGTCGACGTCGGCAGCGGCTACACGGTGGTCGAGATCAGCGGCGAACGCGTGCGCGACGTGATCGCGCGCGGCTGCCCGCTCGATCTGCATCCGCGCGTGTTCAAGCCGGGCCAGTGCGCGCAGTCGCACTACTTCAAGTCGCCGATCACGCTGATCCCGACCGGCGACGACACGTTCGAGATCGTCCTGCGTCGCAGCTTCGCCGATTATTTCGTGCGCATCATGCTCGACGCCGCGGCGCCGCTCGTCTCATGA
- a CDS encoding sarcosine oxidase subunit delta: protein MLLIECPWCGPRAESEFTCGGEADIVRPVANETMTDREWGEYVFMRENKRGLHKEQWLHTQGCRRWFKVTRDTVTYDIKGYEKFGGAAISGAAAGNAHEEGTSK, encoded by the coding sequence ATGTTGCTGATCGAATGTCCGTGGTGCGGGCCGCGCGCCGAATCCGAGTTCACGTGCGGCGGTGAAGCCGACATCGTGCGCCCGGTGGCGAACGAAACCATGACCGACCGCGAATGGGGCGAATACGTGTTCATGCGCGAGAACAAGCGCGGGCTGCACAAGGAGCAATGGCTGCACACGCAGGGCTGCCGCCGCTGGTTCAAGGTGACGCGCGACACGGTCACCTACGATATCAAGGGCTACGAAAAGTTCGGCGGGGCTGCCATCAGTGGCGCCGCTGCCGGCAACGCACACGAAGAGGGCACGAGCAAATGA
- a CDS encoding sarcosine oxidase subunit beta family protein has translation MSRYSIFSLFRNGLSYHENWEKQWKSPEPKKEYDVVIVGGGGHGLATAYYLAKEHGITNVAILEKGWIGGGNTARNTTIVRSNYLWDESAALYEKAMKLWEGLSQDLNYNVMFSQRGVMNLAHTLQDVRDTERRVNANRLNGVDAEFLTPAQIKEIEPTINLNSRYPVLGASIQRRAGVARHDAVAWGFARGADRAGVDIIQNCQVTGIRREGGAVVGVDTVKGFIKAKKVAVVAAGNTTTLADMAGVRLPIESHPLQALVSEPIKPVVNSVIMSNAVHAYISQSDKGDLVIGAGIDQYTGFGQRGSFHIIESTLQAIVEMFPVFSRVRMNRQWGGIVDVSPDACPIITKTDVKGLYFNCGWGTGGFKATPGSGWVFAHTIARDEPHPLNAPFALDRFYTGHLIDEHGAAAVAH, from the coding sequence ATGAGCCGCTACTCGATATTCAGCCTGTTCCGCAACGGCCTCTCGTATCACGAGAACTGGGAAAAGCAGTGGAAGAGCCCGGAGCCGAAGAAGGAATACGACGTCGTGATCGTCGGCGGCGGCGGCCACGGCCTCGCGACCGCGTACTACCTCGCGAAGGAGCACGGGATCACGAACGTCGCGATCCTCGAGAAAGGCTGGATCGGCGGCGGCAATACCGCGCGCAACACGACGATCGTGCGCTCGAACTATCTGTGGGACGAATCGGCCGCGCTGTACGAGAAGGCGATGAAGCTGTGGGAAGGGCTGTCGCAGGACCTGAACTACAACGTGATGTTCAGCCAGCGCGGCGTGATGAACCTGGCCCACACGCTGCAGGACGTGCGCGACACCGAGCGCCGCGTGAACGCGAACCGGCTGAACGGTGTCGATGCCGAATTCCTGACGCCCGCACAGATCAAGGAAATCGAGCCGACGATCAACCTGAACAGCCGCTACCCGGTGCTCGGCGCATCGATCCAGCGCCGTGCGGGTGTCGCGCGTCACGACGCGGTGGCCTGGGGCTTCGCACGCGGCGCGGATCGCGCCGGCGTGGACATCATCCAGAACTGCCAGGTCACGGGCATTCGCCGCGAAGGCGGCGCGGTGGTCGGCGTCGATACGGTGAAGGGCTTCATCAAGGCAAAGAAGGTCGCGGTGGTGGCCGCCGGCAACACGACGACGCTCGCCGACATGGCCGGCGTGCGTCTGCCGATCGAAAGCCATCCGCTGCAGGCGCTGGTGTCCGAGCCGATCAAGCCGGTGGTGAACTCGGTGATCATGTCGAACGCGGTGCACGCGTACATCAGCCAGTCCGACAAGGGCGACCTCGTGATCGGCGCCGGTATCGACCAGTACACGGGCTTCGGCCAGCGCGGCAGCTTCCACATCATCGAGAGCACGCTGCAGGCGATCGTCGAGATGTTCCCGGTGTTCTCGCGGGTGCGGATGAACCGCCAGTGGGGCGGCATCGTCGACGTGTCGCCGGACGCATGCCCGATCATCACCAAGACCGACGTGAAGGGCCTCTATTTCAACTGCGGCTGGGGCACCGGCGGCTTCAAGGCGACGCCCGGCTCGGGCTGGGTGTTCGCGCACACGATCGCCCGCGACGAACCGCATCCGCTGAACGCGCCGTTCGCACTCGACCGCTTCTATACGGGCCACCTGATCGACGAGCACGGCGCCGCCGCCGTCGCGCACTAA
- a CDS encoding FadR/GntR family transcriptional regulator has product MFEKIPARAMSDHVAQQLLKQIEVGSFSATGKLPTEAVLAQEFGVSRTVIREAISRLKNEGVVEPRQGSGVFVNQHGAIRPLRIDYAEAVEASSLPHLLAVRRAIEAEVAAEAALHHTADDMADIDDALRKIDAAVAEGRDGVAEDVAFHRTIAAVTGNPYFLKTLQFLNQYLEAGVKVTRSNEATREDFSRQVREEHAAIADAIRARDPMAARNAARTHMYNAARRLAEAGIC; this is encoded by the coding sequence ATGTTCGAGAAAATTCCCGCCCGCGCGATGAGCGACCATGTCGCGCAGCAACTGCTCAAGCAGATCGAAGTGGGCAGCTTCTCGGCTACCGGCAAGCTGCCGACCGAAGCCGTGCTCGCGCAGGAATTCGGCGTGAGCCGCACCGTGATCCGCGAGGCGATCTCGCGGCTGAAGAACGAAGGCGTGGTCGAGCCGCGCCAGGGCAGCGGCGTATTCGTGAACCAGCACGGTGCGATCCGGCCGCTGCGGATCGACTACGCGGAAGCCGTCGAGGCGAGCTCGCTGCCGCACCTGCTCGCGGTGCGCCGCGCGATCGAAGCTGAAGTCGCGGCCGAAGCCGCGCTGCACCACACCGCCGACGACATGGCCGACATCGACGACGCGCTGCGCAAGATCGACGCAGCGGTGGCCGAAGGGCGCGACGGCGTCGCGGAAGACGTCGCGTTCCACCGCACGATCGCGGCCGTCACCGGCAACCCGTATTTCCTGAAGACGCTGCAATTCCTGAACCAGTACCTCGAAGCCGGCGTGAAGGTCACACGCAGCAACGAAGCGACGCGCGAGGATTTCTCGCGGCAGGTGCGCGAGGAGCACGCGGCGATCGCCGACGCGATCCGCGCACGCGACCCGATGGCCGCCCGCAACGCGGCGCGCACGCACATGTACAACGCCGCCCGCCGTCTCGCGGAAGCCGGCATCTGCTGA
- a CDS encoding HipA domain-containing protein, with protein sequence MIHRLRISADGLPVGQLTYDARRDDYGFSYDPAWLARADAFALSPCIPLDGGKPPAGAIQRFVGNLLPEGRALDVAASMYQISKDNVFGLIRMLGKEPVGALSFIPDDDEAGRASEPLEPVRRPISAEELADRIRKRDAIPFPVWDDRVRLSIAGHQDKLQVLVEGEHIALVDGALSSSHILKPESRSPNAPFMVANEHFCMTLAARMGLPVAHVEIRRIPEPILLIERFDRLVTTDPDDPQRVSAVRRLHVIDGCQALDLPATLKYERNLGNNADVRNIREGVSFEKLFSLTSSLETPAVARTVMLRWALLQLLIGNSDAHGKNISFFVSSTGLEPAPFYDLVCVNVYGDAYVQDMAMAYGDVFRTEELTAFALADFAHRVQIRPALVAREMTRMATLAAELVPGLTESGVYMGDERAWVHRIAEYVRVQAERITRIAPMVPKVDVTLL encoded by the coding sequence ATGATCCATCGCCTGCGGATTTCGGCTGACGGCTTGCCGGTCGGACAACTGACCTATGATGCCCGCCGCGACGACTACGGTTTTTCCTACGATCCGGCGTGGCTCGCGCGGGCAGACGCGTTTGCGTTGTCGCCGTGCATTCCGCTCGATGGCGGCAAGCCGCCGGCGGGCGCGATCCAGCGCTTCGTGGGCAATCTGCTTCCCGAGGGCCGCGCACTCGACGTGGCCGCATCGATGTATCAGATATCGAAGGACAACGTATTCGGCCTGATCCGGATGCTCGGCAAGGAGCCCGTTGGTGCGTTGAGCTTCATTCCGGACGACGATGAGGCCGGGCGGGCATCCGAACCTCTCGAACCCGTGCGCCGACCGATCTCCGCGGAGGAACTGGCCGACCGTATTCGCAAGCGCGATGCGATCCCGTTTCCCGTCTGGGACGATCGGGTGCGCCTGTCGATCGCCGGCCATCAGGACAAGCTGCAGGTGCTCGTCGAAGGCGAGCATATCGCGCTTGTGGACGGGGCACTGAGCAGCTCGCATATTCTGAAGCCCGAGTCGCGCAGCCCGAACGCGCCATTCATGGTCGCCAACGAGCATTTCTGCATGACGTTGGCAGCCCGCATGGGTTTGCCGGTCGCGCATGTCGAGATTCGACGCATCCCCGAGCCGATTCTGCTGATCGAGCGATTCGACCGGCTCGTGACGACCGACCCGGACGACCCGCAGCGCGTGAGCGCTGTGCGACGGCTTCATGTCATCGATGGATGCCAGGCCCTCGACTTGCCGGCGACGCTCAAATACGAACGCAATCTCGGCAACAACGCGGACGTGCGCAATATTCGCGAAGGCGTGAGCTTCGAGAAGCTGTTTTCGCTGACATCGTCTCTGGAGACACCGGCCGTCGCGCGCACAGTCATGCTGCGCTGGGCGTTGCTGCAACTGCTGATCGGCAACAGCGACGCGCATGGCAAGAACATTTCGTTTTTTGTCAGCAGCACCGGGCTCGAGCCGGCGCCGTTTTACGATCTGGTATGCGTGAACGTGTACGGCGACGCTTACGTGCAGGACATGGCGATGGCGTACGGAGATGTATTCCGGACCGAGGAACTGACCGCTTTCGCGCTCGCGGACTTCGCGCATCGCGTGCAGATCCGGCCGGCGCTCGTTGCGCGTGAAATGACGCGGATGGCGACGCTGGCTGCGGAACTGGTTCCCGGGTTGACGGAGTCGGGCGTCTATATGGGCGACGAGCGTGCGTGGGTGCATCGTATCGCCGAGTACGTGCGAGTGCAGGCGGAACGCATCACGCGTATTGCGCCCATGGTGCCCAAGGTCGACGTTACGCTGCTCTGA
- a CDS encoding L-serine ammonia-lyase, translated as MNVSAFDLFKIGIGPSSSHTVGPMIAACRFASHVEDANLLGFVRRVRVELYGSLGATGKGHGTDKAVLLGLEGHLPDTIDPDLIEPRLAAIRAEKSLSLLGKQTVRFDEKEHIGFYRKLMSGTSIVHPNGMRFQAFDEHGQLLVEKEYYSVGGGFVVNRDGDRVNGVRAAVEVPYPFRTGDDLMRQCREHGLSIAELMLRNECALRPADEVRAGLLAIWRTMASCVERGCKVEGDLPGPMRVKRRAAELNGRLRSRSEESLRDPLSMLDWVNLYAMAVNEENAAGGRVVTAPTNGAAGVIPAVLHYYVKFVPGSNEAGIVEFLLTAAAIGIIYKETASISGAEVGCQGEVGVACSMAAAALAAVMGGTPDQVENAAEIGMEHNLGMTCDPVGGLVQIPCIERNAMGAIKALNASRMALKGNGQHYVSLDSVIKTMRETGADMKTKYKETSRGGLAVNVIEC; from the coding sequence ATGAACGTCAGCGCGTTCGACCTGTTCAAGATCGGCATCGGCCCGTCCAGTTCGCATACGGTCGGCCCGATGATCGCCGCGTGCCGCTTCGCGTCGCACGTGGAGGACGCGAACCTGCTCGGCTTCGTGCGCCGCGTGCGGGTCGAGCTGTACGGCTCGCTCGGCGCGACCGGCAAGGGCCACGGCACCGACAAGGCGGTGCTGCTCGGCCTCGAGGGCCACCTGCCCGACACGATCGATCCGGACCTGATCGAGCCGCGGCTCGCCGCGATCCGCGCGGAGAAGTCGCTGTCGCTGCTCGGCAAGCAGACGGTGCGCTTCGACGAGAAGGAACACATCGGCTTCTATCGCAAGCTGATGAGCGGCACGAGCATCGTGCATCCGAACGGGATGCGCTTCCAGGCATTCGACGAACACGGCCAGCTGCTCGTCGAGAAAGAGTATTACTCGGTCGGCGGCGGCTTCGTCGTGAACCGCGACGGCGATCGCGTGAACGGCGTGCGTGCGGCGGTCGAGGTGCCGTATCCGTTCCGTACCGGCGACGACCTGATGCGCCAGTGCCGCGAACACGGGCTGTCGATCGCCGAACTGATGCTGCGCAACGAATGCGCGCTGCGTCCCGCCGACGAAGTGCGCGCCGGGCTGCTCGCGATCTGGCGCACGATGGCCTCCTGCGTCGAGCGCGGCTGCAAGGTCGAGGGCGACCTGCCGGGGCCGATGCGCGTGAAGCGCCGCGCGGCCGAGCTGAACGGCCGCCTGCGTTCGCGTTCGGAAGAGTCGCTGCGCGACCCGCTGTCGATGCTCGACTGGGTCAACCTGTATGCGATGGCCGTCAACGAAGAGAACGCGGCCGGCGGCCGGGTCGTCACCGCGCCCACCAACGGCGCGGCCGGCGTGATCCCCGCGGTGCTGCACTACTACGTGAAGTTCGTGCCGGGCTCGAACGAAGCCGGCATCGTCGAATTCCTGCTGACGGCCGCGGCGATCGGGATCATCTACAAGGAAACCGCGTCGATCTCCGGCGCGGAAGTCGGCTGCCAGGGCGAAGTGGGCGTCGCGTGCTCGATGGCCGCCGCCGCGCTCGCCGCCGTGATGGGCGGCACGCCCGACCAGGTCGAGAACGCGGCCGAGATCGGCATGGAGCACAACCTCGGGATGACCTGCGACCCGGTCGGCGGGCTCGTGCAGATCCCGTGCATCGAGCGCAACGCGATGGGCGCGATCAAGGCGCTGAACGCGTCGCGCATGGCGCTCAAGGGCAACGGCCAGCACTACGTATCGCTCGATTCCGTGATCAAGACGATGCGCGAAACCGGCGCCGACATGAAGACGAAATACAAGGAAACGTCGCGCGGCGGCCTCGCCGTGAACGTCATCGAATGCTAA
- a CDS encoding helix-turn-helix domain-containing protein, which translates to MARTLPQPVAIPDPLAPDLATLGALVRNRRAQNQMRIDDAADMLGVSKDVLSRLENGRAVSLDKLFKVLDGFGLNLLVVPKRDVQVARKAVRDHATIRAVSPSTSRSSEGA; encoded by the coding sequence ATGGCCCGCACCTTACCGCAACCCGTCGCGATACCTGACCCGCTCGCACCGGATCTCGCCACCTTGGGGGCGCTCGTGCGCAACCGGCGCGCGCAGAACCAGATGCGGATCGACGATGCAGCCGACATGCTCGGCGTCTCCAAGGACGTACTGTCACGCCTCGAAAACGGGCGCGCGGTGAGTCTCGACAAGTTGTTCAAGGTGCTGGACGGCTTTGGCCTGAATTTGCTCGTCGTGCCGAAACGCGACGTTCAGGTGGCGCGCAAGGCAGTGCGCGATCACGCGACGATACGTGCCGTTTCGCCTAGCACGTCCCGTTCGTCCGAGGGCGCGTGA
- a CDS encoding dihydroneopterin aldolase, which yields MKPFDEPFVAIDAPRLRGRGWSVFVDELKVPARIGIHAHEHEAPQPVVIDARLGYRCEPSEQGEWIDYDGYCARVASFLSHKPHTRLLETLVADLAVLSFREWPALESLTLSMYKPKIRPGTKRVGVSLDWTRGDYLRWTGAAGQL from the coding sequence ATGAAGCCGTTCGACGAACCGTTCGTGGCGATCGACGCGCCGCGCCTGCGCGGGCGCGGCTGGAGCGTGTTCGTCGACGAACTGAAGGTGCCCGCGCGGATCGGCATTCATGCGCACGAGCATGAAGCGCCGCAGCCGGTCGTGATCGACGCGCGGCTCGGGTATCGGTGCGAGCCGAGCGAGCAGGGCGAGTGGATCGACTACGACGGCTATTGCGCGCGCGTGGCGTCGTTCCTGTCGCACAAGCCGCATACGCGGCTGCTGGAGACGCTCGTCGCGGATCTCGCGGTGCTGTCGTTCCGCGAATGGCCGGCGCTGGAATCGCTGACGCTGTCGATGTACAAGCCGAAGATCCGGCCGGGGACGAAGCGCGTCGGCGTGTCGCTCGACTGGACGCGCGGGGATTACCTGCGGTGGACGGGGGCGGCGGGGCAGCTTTGA
- the ltnD gene encoding L-threonate dehydrogenase — protein sequence MTMSRNVGVIGLGAMGLGVARSLLRAGLRVHACDVRDTVLQAFAAEGGIACATPAELGAQCDVVVTLVVNAAQTETVLFGEHGAVAAMQPGGVVIASATVAPEFAVALGARIEAAGLQMLDAPVSGGAARAASGEMTMMTSGPAAAYAGCEDVLAAIAGKVYRLGDAHGIGSKVKIINQLLAGVHIAAAAEAMALGLREGVDADALYDVITHSAGNSWMFENRVPHILSGDYTPLSAVDIFVKDLGLVLDTARRSKFPLPLSATAHQMFMSASSAGHGGEDDSAVIKTFPGITLPPAR from the coding sequence TTGACCATGTCACGAAATGTTGGAGTCATCGGCCTCGGCGCGATGGGCCTCGGCGTCGCACGCTCGCTGCTGCGCGCCGGCCTGCGCGTGCACGCATGCGACGTGCGCGACACCGTGCTGCAGGCGTTCGCCGCCGAAGGCGGCATCGCGTGCGCGACGCCAGCCGAACTCGGCGCGCAGTGCGACGTCGTCGTCACGCTCGTCGTCAATGCCGCGCAAACGGAAACGGTGCTGTTCGGCGAACACGGCGCGGTCGCGGCGATGCAGCCGGGCGGTGTCGTGATCGCGAGCGCGACCGTCGCACCCGAATTCGCGGTCGCGCTCGGCGCACGCATCGAGGCCGCGGGCCTGCAGATGCTCGACGCGCCGGTGTCGGGCGGCGCCGCGCGCGCGGCCTCCGGCGAGATGACGATGATGACGTCGGGCCCGGCCGCCGCGTATGCGGGCTGCGAGGACGTGCTCGCCGCGATCGCCGGCAAGGTGTACCGCCTCGGCGACGCGCACGGCATCGGCTCGAAGGTGAAGATCATCAACCAGCTGCTGGCCGGCGTGCATATCGCGGCGGCCGCCGAAGCGATGGCGCTCGGCCTGCGCGAGGGCGTCGACGCCGATGCGCTGTACGACGTGATCACGCACAGCGCGGGCAATTCGTGGATGTTCGAGAACCGTGTGCCGCACATCCTGAGCGGCGACTACACGCCGTTGTCGGCCGTCGACATCTTCGTGAAGGATCTCGGCCTCGTGCTCGATACCGCGCGCCGCAGCAAATTCCCGCTGCCGCTGTCCGCCACCGCGCACCAGATGTTCATGAGCGCGTCGAGCGCCGGCCACGGCGGCGAGGACGATTCCGCCGTGATCAAGACTTTCCCCGGCATCACGCTGCCGCCCGCCCGCTGA